One genomic segment of Stenotrophomonas sp. 704A1 includes these proteins:
- a CDS encoding Y-family DNA polymerase, translating to MHWACLLLPQLALDSVLRQLPDPQRPLVLLQGPAQRRVLRAVSPAARAAGLRPGMLLSAAQVLVQDLHLHDYDPRAEQHTRQLLASWLYAISSQVSLDFPHALVLEIGASRALFGDWLQIEQRLRTGLHELGFRHRLVAAPNPHAARVLANVHDGLGIDAQRLPAALAALPLARSGLPADAVTVLARSGLRTLGAAFDLPRDSLARRFAPEVLQQLDALRGLSAAPLRYYQPPDRFDARIEFEYEIESSQALLFPLRRLLQDLAAFLCSRDGGVQGFDLHFEHDLLPASVLTIGLLAPERDAALLFEIARNRMEAFALPAGSRALRLQAEQLPPFVPAARDLFDTRPAQAMPWPQLRERLRARLGDDAVQPLAVQADHRPERASGSQPPAKPPAYWPLRPGWLLDTPQPLRDPRLRIVAGPERIESGWWDQADARRDYYVVETAHGQRGWAFRARNDPHAPWMLHGWFG from the coding sequence ATGCACTGGGCCTGCCTGTTGTTGCCGCAGCTGGCGCTGGACAGCGTGCTGCGCCAGCTGCCGGATCCGCAGCGGCCGCTGGTGCTGCTGCAGGGGCCGGCACAGCGCCGCGTGCTGCGTGCGGTCAGCCCGGCCGCGCGGGCAGCGGGCCTGCGCCCGGGCATGCTGCTGTCGGCCGCGCAGGTGCTGGTGCAGGACCTGCATCTGCACGACTACGATCCCAGGGCCGAACAGCACACCCGGCAGCTGCTGGCCAGCTGGCTGTATGCCATCAGCTCACAGGTCAGCCTGGATTTCCCGCATGCACTGGTGCTGGAAATCGGCGCCAGCCGCGCCCTGTTCGGTGACTGGCTGCAGATCGAACAGCGCCTGCGCACCGGCCTGCACGAGCTCGGCTTCCGCCATCGGCTGGTGGCCGCGCCCAATCCGCACGCCGCGCGCGTGCTGGCCAACGTGCATGATGGCCTCGGCATCGACGCGCAGCGGTTGCCTGCCGCACTGGCGGCACTGCCGCTGGCGCGCAGCGGCCTGCCCGCCGATGCGGTGACCGTACTCGCCCGTTCCGGCCTGCGCACGCTCGGCGCCGCCTTCGATCTGCCGCGCGACAGCCTGGCCCGGCGCTTCGCGCCCGAGGTGCTGCAACAGCTGGACGCGCTGCGCGGCCTGTCTGCCGCGCCGCTGCGCTACTACCAGCCCCCGGACCGCTTCGATGCCCGCATCGAATTCGAGTACGAGATCGAATCCAGCCAGGCCCTGTTGTTCCCGTTGCGGCGCCTGCTGCAGGATCTGGCCGCGTTCCTGTGCTCACGCGATGGTGGCGTGCAGGGTTTCGACCTGCATTTCGAACACGACCTGCTGCCGGCCAGCGTCCTGACCATCGGCCTGCTGGCACCCGAGCGCGATGCCGCGCTGCTGTTCGAGATCGCCCGCAACCGCATGGAAGCCTTCGCCCTGCCCGCCGGCAGCCGTGCGCTGCGCCTGCAGGCCGAACAGTTGCCGCCGTTCGTGCCAGCGGCACGCGACCTGTTCGATACCCGCCCGGCGCAGGCGATGCCGTGGCCGCAGCTGCGCGAACGCCTGCGCGCACGGCTCGGCGATGACGCCGTGCAACCGCTGGCGGTACAGGCCGACCATCGCCCCGAGCGCGCCAGTGGCAGCCAGCCACCGGCCAAGCCACCGGCATACTGGCCACTGCGCCCGGGCTGGCTGCTGGACACGCCACAACCGCTGCGCGACCCGCGCCTGCGCATCGTCGCCGGGCCGGAACGGATCGAATCCGGCTGGTGGGACCAGGCCGACGCACGCCGCGACTATTACGTGGTGGAAACCGCGCATGGCCAGCGCGGCTGGGCGTTCCGTGCCCGCAACGACCCGCATGCGCCGTGGATGCTGCACGGCTGGTTCGGTTGA